From the genome of Cyanobacteriota bacterium:
GTACTTATACACCTGCCCGGAGTTGATAGCTTCTACCAAGTCTTCAACATCCGTAAAGCCCGTCAAAATGATTCGCATCGTGTCAGGAAACTCTGGCACAGTCTTGCTCAAGAACTCAGTTCCCTTCATTTCGGGCATCCGTTGGTCAGAGATAATTACAGCTACTTCGCCTTCTTGCCGTAGAATCTCCAGAGCCATCATGCCGCTTTCAGCCCTAAGTACATTAAAGTCTCGTCGAAATGTGCGGTATAGCAAATCGAGGTTATCTGGTTCATCATCTACAACAAGCAGTTTGAGCTTTTTGGCTGAACTCATAGGTGACTGGAACAAGGGTTTCCAATCAACTGTAGCCTAAACTTCACTGACTCCAACAGAGGGATTACTAAATTTGTCTGATTTTTAATCTATATGCCTAGGGACTTATACTTAACGAGGGCGCGTACTCATGCACTAATCCTCTAAACTCTCTACGAATTGGCCGTAGACAGTTATGCATCGGCGGCAATGGTTTTAAGGGCAGCGATCGCGTGCAAGCGCACACTGGCATCGCTATCTTCGCTTAACTGTTGCAGTGCTGGGATGATGAGAGGATGA
Proteins encoded in this window:
- a CDS encoding response regulator, which codes for MSSAKKLKLLVVDDEPDNLDLLYRTFRRDFNVLRAESGMMALEILRQEGEVAVIISDQRMPEMKGTEFLSKTVPEFPDTMRIILTGFTDVEDLVEAINSGQVYKY